From the Acidovorax sp. NCPPB 3576 genome, the window CCCTGAACACGCCCGAAGACCATCCGGCGCGCTCCATGCACGACACGTTCTATGTTGAGGGCGGCACTGCCACCGCTCCGAACCTGTTGCGCACGCATACCAGCCCAATGCAGATCCGCCATGCTGTTCAGCATGTCAAAAAAAATCGCGCTTTGATCGACTCGGGCCAGGCCATGCCGGAGATCCGAGTGATTGCCCCAGGTCGCACTTACCGGGTGGACAGCGACGCCACGCATTCGCCCATGTTCCATCAGTGCGAGGGTTTGTGGATCGGCGAAAACGTGAGCTTCAAGGATCTGAAGGTCGTCTTCACCGACTTCTGCCGTACTTTCTTTGAAAGTGATGACTTGGTCTTGCGCTTTCGTCCCAGCTTTTTCCCTTTCACCGAGCCCAGTGCCGAAATAGACATCCAGTTCCAGACAGGCCCCTTGGCCGGGCGCTGGCTCGAAGTGGCGGGCTCTGGGCAGGTGCATCCGAACGTCGTGCGGAACATGGGCCTTGATCCAGAAAAATACATCGGCTTTGCGTTCGGCATGGGCCCTGACCGGCTGACGATGCTGCGCTATGGGGTCAATGATTTGCGCCTGTTCTTTGAGGGCGACATTCGTTTTCTTTCGCAGTTCCAGTAAACCGCAAGCCGCGTTCCATACAGGCGGCCCACCTACCGCAGGGCTGCTGCGCTCAAGAATCACTGAAGACCGAATATGCAATTTCCAGAATCCTGGCTGCGCGAGTTTTGCAATCCTCCGCTTTCGACCGCTGAGCTGGCTGAGACACTGACCATGGCGGGGCTCGAAGTGGAAGAGCTGCAGCCTGTGGCGCCTCCTTTCACGAAGATAGTGGTGGGAGAAATCAAGGAGGCGGTGCAGCATCCAAATGCCGATCGCCTGCGCGTTTGCCAAGTCGATGTGGGGCAGGGTGCTTTGCTCAACATCGTGTGCGGTGCGCCCAATGCACGCGTCGGTATCAAAGTGCCCTGTGCGCTTGTTGGTGCGGAGTTGCCTCCCGGCGAGGATGGAAAACCGTTCTTGATCAAGGTGGGCAAACTTCGTGGCGTGGAAAGTCAGGGCATGCTGTGCTCTGCCAGGGAGTTGAAGCTTTCGGAAGACCATGGAGGCCTTTTGGAACTGGCGCCCGATGCTCCGCTCGGGCAGGACATTCGGGTGCATTTGAACCTGGACGACACGCTGTTCACCCTCAAGCTCACGCCCAACCTGGCACATGCCTTGAGCGTCTATGGCATTGCGCGCGAAGTCTCTGCGCTGACTGGATCGCCGCTGAAGCCGCTGCAATTTCCTGCGGTCCCGGTGGGCCATGGCGACGTTTTGCCGGTCAAGATCAGTGCCTCGGATCTGTGCGGGCGCTTCTCAGGACGTGTCGTTCGCAATATCAACACGCAAGCCGCAACTCCGCAGTGGATGCTGGACCGGCTGGCACGTTGCGGGCAGCGAAGCGTTTCCCCATTGGTCGATATTTCCAACTATGTGATGTTCGAGTTGGGCCGCCCCTCTCACATTTTTGATTTGGACAAAATTCACGGCGCCTTGGATGTGCGTTGGGCGCGTGCCGGTGAAGAGCTCAAGCTGTTGAATGGCAACACCGTCGCCCTTGATGAAAAGGTGGGTGTCATTGCGGATGCAAGCCAAGTCGAATCGCTAGCTGGCATCATGGGCGGCGATGCGACGGCAGTGTCGAACGACACCCGCCATATCTACATTGAAGCCGCTTTCTGGTGGCCCAAGGCCGTTGCTGGCCGCTCGCGCCGCTATAACTTCTCGACCGATGCCGGACATCGTTTCGAACGTGGCGTGGATCCCAGCCAGACCGTGGAGCACATTGAGCGCATCACCCAGTTGGTGATCGACATCTGCGGCATGCCTGAAACCGTTTGCGGGCCGATGGATGACCAGTGTCCGAACGTGCCTGAAGCCAAGCCCGTCACCCTCCGCGTTGCCAGAGCCGTCAAGGTGATCGGCATGCCATTGACGCAAGAGCAGTGTGCCGATGCGCTGGGGCGCCTGGGACTGCCGGTGACCTCCGGCGAGGGCACGTTGACGGTG encodes:
- the pheS gene encoding phenylalanine--tRNA ligase subunit alpha, producing MNELDSLVESARNLFAQAVTPADLENAKAQFLGKSGRVTELMKGMAQLSVEEKKSRGAAINVAKQAIEASLNASRKALADAELEAQLQAESLDVTLPGRQRGQGGLHPVSLTLERIEGIFGSMGFDVAEGPEIESDWFNFTALNTPEDHPARSMHDTFYVEGGTATAPNLLRTHTSPMQIRHAVQHVKKNRALIDSGQAMPEIRVIAPGRTYRVDSDATHSPMFHQCEGLWIGENVSFKDLKVVFTDFCRTFFESDDLVLRFRPSFFPFTEPSAEIDIQFQTGPLAGRWLEVAGSGQVHPNVVRNMGLDPEKYIGFAFGMGPDRLTMLRYGVNDLRLFFEGDIRFLSQFQ
- the pheT gene encoding phenylalanine--tRNA ligase subunit beta encodes the protein MQFPESWLREFCNPPLSTAELAETLTMAGLEVEELQPVAPPFTKIVVGEIKEAVQHPNADRLRVCQVDVGQGALLNIVCGAPNARVGIKVPCALVGAELPPGEDGKPFLIKVGKLRGVESQGMLCSARELKLSEDHGGLLELAPDAPLGQDIRVHLNLDDTLFTLKLTPNLAHALSVYGIAREVSALTGSPLKPLQFPAVPVGHGDVLPVKISASDLCGRFSGRVVRNINTQAATPQWMLDRLARCGQRSVSPLVDISNYVMFELGRPSHIFDLDKIHGALDVRWARAGEELKLLNGNTVALDEKVGVIADASQVESLAGIMGGDATAVSNDTRHIYIEAAFWWPKAVAGRSRRYNFSTDAGHRFERGVDPSQTVEHIERITQLVIDICGMPETVCGPMDDQCPNVPEAKPVTLRVARAVKVIGMPLTQEQCADALGRLGLPVTSGEGTLTVLPPPYRFDLAIEEDLIEEVARMVGYQQLPTTPPLAPITPKLRAEARRGPFAVRRALAGLGYQETINFSFVEEHWEHELAGNPQPIRLLNPIASQMSVMRSSLLGSLLQVLKFNLDRKAPRVRVFELGRVFLRDTSVAGSDTTVEGFHQPMRVAGLAYGASDVLQWGCKEQGVDFFDAKGDVEALLAPLKPVFEPATHPAMHPGRCARVLLDGQAIGFIGELHPRWRQSWELPQAPVMFELELDAVMQRQIPRFHAVAKHQAVERDLAVVVAERVTHADVMAAIQATVPPTRLRAAVLFDVFRPKPLRDGEAAVGGLASGEKSLAVRLTLGADGATLTDAEIEATIQSVVEQLSNRTGARLR